A window of the Candidatus Eremiobacteraceae bacterium genome harbors these coding sequences:
- a CDS encoding class I SAM-dependent methyltransferase, translating to MKNMPSSRRKAPGASRARALPSRSSHALYENPRLYDLAFGFRHIAAECRGLLGIAALHGVTRPTAIADIACGPAHHLREYARLGLKGYGVDLNREMLAYARHLSATEHLAIRLKRADMRAFVLSTKVDIAQCLFDSFSHCTTDDDAVATLRCTARALRKGGILLLELTHPADYFTSASKRTVGRWSQAYPDVTVRTRFLTTGIDPIAETYVKSMTIDATYKDGRPAKHIVDRQLHRMWLRSGISHVAAASGVFDVVAWYGDLSPRVPLSARMSSWRMVTVLRRRN from the coding sequence ATGAAGAACATGCCCTCGTCACGCCGTAAGGCGCCGGGCGCATCGCGCGCGAGAGCTCTGCCGTCGCGTTCGAGCCACGCGCTCTACGAGAATCCGCGGTTGTACGACCTCGCTTTCGGCTTCCGCCATATCGCGGCGGAATGTCGAGGACTGCTCGGCATCGCCGCGCTGCATGGAGTGACGCGGCCCACGGCGATCGCCGACATCGCCTGCGGGCCGGCCCATCATCTGCGCGAGTACGCCCGGCTCGGACTCAAAGGGTACGGGGTGGACCTCAACCGCGAAATGCTCGCCTACGCCCGCCACCTGTCGGCGACCGAACATCTCGCCATCCGTCTCAAGCGCGCGGACATGCGAGCGTTTGTCCTATCGACGAAGGTGGACATCGCGCAATGCTTGTTCGATTCGTTCAGTCACTGCACCACCGATGACGATGCCGTCGCCACTTTGCGCTGCACCGCCCGCGCGTTGCGCAAGGGCGGCATTCTGCTGCTCGAGTTGACGCATCCCGCCGACTACTTCACGTCGGCCAGCAAACGCACCGTGGGCCGGTGGAGCCAGGCCTATCCCGACGTCACCGTGCGGACGCGATTTCTCACGACCGGCATCGATCCGATCGCGGAGACCTACGTCAAGAGCATGACGATCGACGCCACATATAAAGACGGACGACCGGCTAAGCACATCGTCGACCGCCAACTGCATCGCATGTGGCTGCGCAGCGGCATCAGCCATGTGGCAGCGGCGAGCGGCGTTTTTGATGTGGTGGCGTGGTACGGAGACCTTTCGCCGCGCGTGCCGCTGAGCGCCCGCATGTCGTCGTGGCGGATGGTGACGGTGCTCCGGCGCCGAAACTAA
- a CDS encoding PQQ-dependent sugar dehydrogenase, whose protein sequence is MLYILTAALVTGSSNANAAATSSPLPLAAELTVPSGFKAEIFEQGLSGPRFMTVAPDGALLVALTGRGDVVALHGPASAPTVVASGLDLPHGLAFDGSTLYIAVWDGVEKLVYPGGPVTRVTGGLPENGDHNRRSLAVAADHSLFVGVGSSCNVCDDALPLASIVHVAGGTARPYALGLRNASGLAFDSGERLWAVVNQRDGIGPTQAVTDDLPPDELDLVTAGADFGWPRCYPDPKLPKRDANPEYPDADCSGTKPASLDFQAHSAPLGIVFYNKTQFPESYRGGAFVAFHGSWNRSAPTGDKVVFVKFAHDRPTGYTDFVTGWLANGEYNGRPAGLAVDGHGALFISDDQRGTIYRISYEH, encoded by the coding sequence TTGCTATACATTCTTACCGCAGCGCTCGTCACTGGATCGAGCAATGCAAACGCTGCCGCAACGAGTTCTCCACTGCCGCTTGCAGCTGAGCTCACCGTTCCGTCCGGCTTCAAGGCGGAGATCTTCGAGCAGGGGCTCAGCGGCCCGCGCTTCATGACGGTCGCGCCGGATGGAGCCCTGCTCGTCGCACTGACCGGACGCGGTGACGTCGTGGCGCTGCACGGGCCGGCTTCCGCCCCGACCGTCGTCGCTTCGGGACTCGATTTGCCGCACGGTTTAGCCTTCGACGGTTCGACGCTCTACATCGCCGTGTGGGATGGCGTGGAGAAGTTGGTCTATCCGGGCGGGCCGGTGACGCGCGTGACCGGCGGTCTACCCGAGAACGGCGATCACAACCGCCGCTCGCTGGCCGTCGCCGCGGATCATTCGCTGTTCGTCGGTGTCGGCTCATCGTGCAATGTCTGCGACGACGCGCTCCCGCTCGCCAGCATCGTGCACGTCGCAGGCGGCACGGCGCGACCTTACGCGCTTGGACTGCGCAATGCGAGCGGACTGGCGTTCGACAGCGGTGAACGGCTGTGGGCCGTGGTCAATCAACGCGACGGCATCGGACCCACTCAAGCGGTGACCGACGACCTGCCCCCCGATGAGCTTGACCTCGTCACTGCCGGCGCCGACTTCGGCTGGCCACGTTGCTACCCGGATCCGAAATTGCCCAAGCGCGATGCCAATCCCGAGTATCCGGACGCGGACTGTTCCGGCACCAAGCCCGCTTCGTTGGACTTCCAAGCGCACTCGGCTCCGCTCGGCATCGTCTTTTACAACAAGACGCAGTTTCCGGAGTCGTATCGCGGCGGCGCGTTCGTGGCTTTCCATGGATCGTGGAATCGCAGCGCGCCCACGGGCGACAAGGTCGTCTTCGTGAAGTTCGCGCACGACCGGCCAACGGGCTACACGGACTTCGTCACGGGATGGCTGGCAAACGGCGAGTACAACGGCAGACCTGCGGGTTTGGCGGTCGACGGACACGGCGCGCTCTTCATCAGCGACGATCAACGCGGCACCATTTATCGCATCAGCTACGAGCATTGA
- a CDS encoding 2-hydroxyacid dehydrogenase has product MKVVSISHIWREELRASLGPDVDYITADPDDEAAVADAISDAEILVTTKFDAAMSAHTRSLKLLVCPSAGTEGIDRAHLPRGVDVINGQGHEIPIAEYVIGTLVALRQKLLQADKALRDGRWEFGFLGPGGFVGELWGSRLGLVGFGRIGKEIVPRAAAFGMTTAALTMHPEKAANSITGLARIGDLKNADEVDELCSRSDAIVLCCELSDRTRGLIDARRLSLMPPNALIVNISRGPVADEEALYEALRDGAIAGAALDVWYDYPQTKGERTFPSRFPFSELDNVIMTPHSSGWTEGHWRRKRARMAEVINTFARKGRLPQ; this is encoded by the coding sequence GTGAAAGTCGTCTCGATCTCCCACATCTGGCGCGAAGAGCTGCGCGCGTCGCTCGGTCCGGACGTCGACTACATCACGGCCGATCCGGATGACGAAGCCGCCGTGGCAGATGCCATAAGCGACGCCGAGATCCTCGTCACGACCAAATTCGACGCCGCCATGTCCGCCCACACGCGAAGTTTGAAGCTGCTGGTGTGCCCCTCGGCGGGCACCGAGGGCATCGATCGCGCGCACTTGCCGCGCGGCGTCGACGTCATCAACGGCCAAGGACATGAGATTCCCATCGCGGAGTACGTCATCGGCACGCTCGTCGCGCTTCGCCAAAAGCTCCTTCAGGCCGATAAAGCATTGCGCGACGGCCGCTGGGAATTTGGGTTTCTCGGACCCGGCGGATTCGTCGGTGAGCTATGGGGCTCGAGGCTCGGTCTCGTGGGCTTCGGCCGGATCGGAAAAGAAATAGTGCCCCGTGCGGCTGCTTTCGGCATGACGACTGCCGCGCTCACCATGCATCCGGAAAAAGCCGCTAACTCAATAACGGGTCTCGCCCGCATCGGCGACTTGAAGAATGCGGATGAAGTGGACGAGCTGTGCAGCCGGTCCGACGCCATCGTGCTGTGCTGCGAGCTCTCGGACCGGACCCGGGGTCTCATTGACGCGCGCCGGCTGAGCCTGATGCCGCCGAACGCATTGATCGTGAACATCTCGCGCGGACCGGTCGCCGACGAAGAAGCGCTGTACGAAGCGCTGCGCGACGGCGCGATCGCAGGCGCAGCGCTCGATGTCTGGTACGACTATCCGCAAACGAAGGGCGAACGGACCTTTCCGTCACGCTTCCCGTTCAGCGAGCTCGACAACGTGATCATGACGCCGCACAGCAGCGGCTGGACCGAAGGCCATTGGCGGCGCAAGCGCGCGCGCATGGCCGAGGTCATCAATACGTTTGCGCGAAAAGGGCGGCTCCCGCAGTAG
- a CDS encoding uracil-DNA glycosylase codes for MRPATIGAVRRAIVACERCPELREYCADIARRGKPEFAGQTYWGKPVPPLGDSGARVMLVGLAPAAHGGNRTGRMFTGDGSAAWLARSLYRAGFATQDRSERRGDGFAMIDAYLTAAIRCAPPKNKPTTRQLERCAGHMRAELALLPRLEIVVGLGKIGFDVGLARLAETGFALPKPRPRFGHGVEFRLFRERDNRAVTVFGTYHPSRQNTNTGKLTQAMLDDVFVRVRTLLDTQTP; via the coding sequence GTGCGTCCTGCGACGATCGGCGCGGTCCGGCGAGCGATCGTCGCGTGCGAGCGCTGCCCGGAATTGCGCGAATACTGTGCCGACATCGCGCGGCGGGGCAAACCTGAATTTGCCGGACAGACCTATTGGGGCAAGCCGGTCCCGCCCCTCGGCGACAGCGGCGCCCGCGTGATGCTCGTCGGGCTCGCGCCGGCCGCGCACGGCGGCAATCGTACGGGCAGGATGTTCACAGGCGACGGATCGGCAGCGTGGCTTGCGCGCTCCCTTTACCGTGCCGGATTCGCCACGCAAGACCGATCCGAACGGCGCGGCGACGGCTTCGCGATGATCGACGCATATCTAACCGCCGCGATACGCTGTGCGCCGCCGAAGAACAAGCCGACGACGCGTCAGCTCGAGCGATGCGCCGGCCACATGCGCGCGGAACTCGCGCTGCTGCCGCGGCTAGAGATTGTCGTCGGATTGGGCAAGATCGGATTCGATGTCGGTCTCGCGCGGTTGGCCGAGACCGGCTTTGCGTTGCCTAAGCCGCGGCCGCGCTTCGGCCACGGCGTGGAGTTCCGCCTTTTCCGCGAGCGGGATAATCGTGCGGTGACGGTCTTCGGCACGTATCACCCGAGCCGGCAGAACACCAACACCGGAAAACTCACGCAAGCCATGCTCGACGACGTGTTCGTGCGCGTCCGCACGCTGCTTGACACCCAAACGCCTTGA
- a CDS encoding DHA2 family efflux MFS transporter permease subunit: MAENRPQPRVTGNRYLISVAVMISALTAILDTTIVNVSIPNIQAAFGADIDQITWVLTGYLISNVVIIPMTGWLANGVGLKRYYMASQIVFVIASMLCGAAWNLPSLIFFRILQGIGGGALLPVSFSIMLEAFPPEQTATATAIFGSGTILGPIIGPTLGGWLTENFSWRWIFYVNLPIVLVGLFMTYIAIHTPKREFTEKKAIDVLGLASAAIWLTTFQVVLQEGQRNDWFHAPLILWLTILSIVSGVTFIYTELTVEHPFINLRIFKDYNFSVGNGMGSVVAITLFGAVFLIPVFSAEVLGYNSLDIGLSLLPAAVASLPLFAVVARLVQKVDARLLCGFGFAVLTWSCWLNTSIDGNTSFWWLVFLNMTRSMALPFIFIPLTAIGIQNLPQSEKPEASALYNLTRTLAGSLAIAALGTFLVNRTAFHYARYSESVTQFGAQAIQRLDQLQAAFIARSGSDAQTAHIQAVAALKSELVRQSLIGGFDDAFRMLTWVSAAAVVLALSTRAPNLHAGSGQHPVAMD, translated from the coding sequence ATGGCAGAGAACCGTCCGCAACCACGAGTCACCGGCAACCGCTATTTGATCTCCGTCGCCGTCATGATCAGCGCGCTGACGGCCATCCTCGACACCACCATCGTCAACGTCAGCATCCCGAACATCCAAGCGGCGTTCGGCGCCGACATCGACCAGATCACCTGGGTGCTCACCGGATACCTCATCAGCAACGTCGTCATCATTCCGATGACGGGCTGGCTCGCCAACGGGGTCGGCCTCAAGCGGTACTACATGGCCAGCCAGATCGTGTTCGTCATCGCGTCCATGCTCTGCGGCGCCGCCTGGAATCTGCCGTCGCTGATCTTCTTCCGGATCTTGCAAGGAATCGGCGGCGGCGCGCTGCTGCCCGTCTCCTTCTCCATCATGCTCGAAGCTTTTCCGCCCGAGCAGACTGCCACAGCCACCGCGATCTTCGGATCGGGAACGATCCTCGGGCCCATCATCGGTCCGACCTTGGGCGGCTGGCTCACCGAGAACTTCTCATGGCGCTGGATCTTCTATGTCAACCTTCCGATCGTGCTCGTCGGACTATTCATGACCTACATCGCTATCCACACGCCGAAGCGTGAATTCACCGAGAAGAAAGCGATCGACGTGCTCGGACTCGCATCGGCGGCGATCTGGCTGACGACGTTTCAGGTGGTGCTGCAAGAAGGTCAACGCAACGATTGGTTCCATGCGCCGCTCATCCTATGGCTGACGATCCTTTCAATCGTATCCGGCGTGACCTTCATCTACACCGAACTTACGGTAGAGCATCCGTTCATCAACTTGAGAATATTCAAGGACTACAACTTTTCCGTCGGCAACGGCATGGGATCGGTGGTGGCGATCACGCTCTTCGGCGCCGTGTTCTTGATCCCGGTGTTTTCGGCAGAAGTGCTTGGCTACAATTCGTTGGACATCGGTCTCTCGCTGCTTCCGGCGGCGGTGGCGTCGCTTCCGCTTTTTGCGGTCGTGGCGCGGCTCGTGCAAAAAGTGGACGCGCGCCTCCTCTGCGGCTTCGGTTTCGCAGTGCTCACATGGTCGTGCTGGTTGAACACCTCCATCGACGGCAACACATCGTTTTGGTGGCTGGTCTTTCTCAACATGACCCGCAGTATGGCGCTCCCCTTCATCTTTATTCCCCTCACCGCCATCGGCATACAGAACTTGCCGCAATCGGAAAAGCCGGAGGCGTCGGCTTTATACAACCTCACGCGCACGTTGGCCGGCTCGCTCGCCATTGCGGCGCTCGGCACGTTCCTCGTCAACCGCACGGCGTTCCACTACGCCCGCTACAGCGAGTCGGTCACGCAGTTCGGCGCGCAAGCCATCCAGCGCCTCGACCAACTGCAGGCTGCGTTCATCGCGCGCTCGGGCAGCGACGCGCAGACGGCCCACATCCAAGCGGTCGCCGCGTTGAAATCGGAGCTCGTCCGGCAATCGCTGATCGGCGGATTCGACGACGCATTCCGGATGTTGACCTGGGTGTCGGCGGCTGCCGTCGTGCTCGCGCTCTCGACGCGAGCACCGAATCTCCATGCCGGGTCCGGTCAACATCCAGTCGCGATGGACTAG
- a CDS encoding pyridoxamine 5'-phosphate oxidase family protein, with product MKPASVSSTLRRHPERTVPDEVGDILTAGIVAHVGIVEDGLPVVIPMTYAYDLVTPHVLYIHGSIDARILAGAERGAPACVTVTEVSGLVYSKTALNHSMVYRSVVGFGRMTEVSDEQSKAGVLRRMIERYFSGRTEGRDFSAATSAHLAITRLVAIEIDAWSAKARKHGATGPGDNDERVPGTSGVVEL from the coding sequence ATGAAGCCCGCGTCAGTTTCCAGCACGCTACGCCGCCATCCGGAACGAACGGTGCCGGACGAAGTCGGAGATATACTCACCGCAGGCATCGTCGCTCACGTCGGCATCGTCGAGGACGGCCTTCCGGTCGTCATCCCCATGACGTATGCGTACGACTTGGTCACGCCCCACGTGTTGTACATCCACGGTTCCATCGACGCGCGCATACTCGCCGGCGCCGAGCGCGGCGCGCCCGCTTGCGTCACGGTCACCGAAGTGAGCGGTCTCGTCTACTCCAAAACCGCGCTCAATCACTCGATGGTCTACCGCAGCGTCGTCGGATTCGGCCGGATGACCGAAGTTTCAGACGAACAAAGTAAAGCCGGGGTGCTGCGCCGCATGATCGAGCGCTACTTTTCCGGCCGCACGGAAGGCCGCGATTTTTCAGCCGCGACCAGCGCACATCTCGCCATCACGAGGCTCGTCGCGATCGAGATCGACGCGTGGAGCGCGAAGGCGCGCAAGCACGGAGCTACCGGCCCAGGCGATAATGATGAGCGCGTGCCGGGAACGAGCGGGGTTGTAGAACTCTGA
- a CDS encoding PLP-dependent aminotransferase family protein, with translation MSKSPNAVAIPGLVLEGRSPLPMYRRIYDGIRALVLDGRLQPGQALPSSRSLAAERGISRNTVVAAFEQLAAEGFLVTRVGDATRVAPGRKGGAPSHGSTHPRIGRRPRFSRRGAPLAAAVVSLPASIGRWRAFRAGVPALDAFPYALWARLSAARWRRADRSLAAYGDPAGYRPLREAVAAYLSSARAVRCIADQVVIVSGSQQALDLIVRLLLDAGDHAWIEDPGYLGARAALLGAGVTAVPVRVDGDGFDPAAALRAHSGARLAYVTPSHQYPTGAVMSVARRLALLAWARRARGWIIEDDYDGEFRYRGKPLASLQGLDDDGRVIYVGTFSKVLLPGLRLGYVVAPPELAAGLIRAKAVSDRHCAGIDQAVVADFITQGHFARHLRRMRELYQERQGTLVAAAEKDLSGLLEIASSPAGMHVVGYTARGIDDRLAAAAAAREGVETSALSSFRMTRRGPGGLVLGYAQAAPAEIESGVRSLRAALIEAESSTRSQKHIMKSR, from the coding sequence ATGTCGAAGTCGCCGAACGCCGTGGCGATTCCGGGCCTCGTGCTTGAGGGCCGCTCGCCGCTCCCGATGTACCGCAGGATCTACGACGGCATTCGCGCCCTCGTGTTGGACGGGCGATTGCAGCCCGGCCAGGCCCTGCCGTCATCGCGCTCGCTGGCGGCGGAACGCGGCATCTCGCGCAATACCGTCGTCGCGGCATTCGAACAGTTGGCGGCTGAGGGATTTCTGGTCACACGGGTGGGCGATGCCACGCGGGTCGCGCCCGGTCGCAAAGGCGGAGCGCCAAGCCACGGATCCACCCATCCGAGAATCGGGAGGCGGCCTCGCTTTTCGCGCCGCGGCGCGCCGCTTGCTGCGGCAGTTGTGAGCCTCCCCGCTTCGATTGGCCGCTGGCGGGCATTTCGCGCGGGCGTTCCGGCCCTCGACGCGTTTCCGTACGCGTTGTGGGCACGGCTGTCCGCTGCGCGCTGGCGCCGCGCCGATCGCTCGCTCGCGGCATACGGCGATCCGGCCGGCTACCGGCCATTGCGCGAGGCCGTCGCGGCCTATCTGAGCAGCGCTCGCGCCGTGCGCTGCATCGCGGATCAAGTGGTCATCGTGAGCGGATCGCAACAGGCTCTCGATCTGATCGTCCGATTGCTGCTCGATGCCGGCGACCATGCCTGGATCGAAGATCCCGGCTACCTCGGAGCGCGCGCGGCGCTCTTAGGTGCAGGAGTCACGGCGGTTCCCGTACGCGTCGACGGCGATGGCTTCGATCCGGCCGCTGCGCTCCGCGCACACTCGGGCGCGCGGCTGGCGTACGTGACGCCGTCGCATCAGTATCCCACCGGCGCTGTGATGAGTGTGGCGCGCCGTCTCGCGCTGCTTGCGTGGGCGCGCCGCGCGCGCGGATGGATAATTGAAGACGACTACGACGGCGAATTCCGGTACCGCGGCAAGCCGCTCGCTTCATTGCAAGGCTTGGACGACGATGGGCGCGTCATCTACGTCGGCACGTTCAGCAAGGTGCTCTTGCCCGGTCTGCGCTTGGGCTACGTCGTCGCGCCGCCCGAACTCGCCGCGGGGCTGATCCGCGCCAAAGCGGTCTCGGACCGGCATTGTGCGGGCATCGATCAAGCGGTCGTCGCCGACTTCATCACCCAAGGTCACTTCGCGCGGCACCTGCGGCGCATGCGCGAACTCTATCAAGAGCGCCAAGGCACGCTTGTCGCGGCCGCCGAGAAAGATTTGTCCGGTCTGCTCGAAATCGCGTCGAGCCCTGCCGGAATGCACGTCGTTGGCTACACCGCGCGCGGCATCGATGACCGCCTCGCGGCAGCCGCGGCGGCGCGTGAAGGCGTGGAGACATCTGCGCTGTCGTCATTTCGCATGACGCGTCGGGGTCCGGGCGGTCTCGTGCTCGGCTACGCGCAGGCCGCGCCGGCCGAGATCGAATCCGGTGTGCGGTCGTTGCGCGCGGCGCTCATCGAGGCTGAAAGCAGCACCCGTTCACAAAAACACATCATGAAATCTCGCTAG
- a CDS encoding dienelactone hydrolase family protein has product MTDILDPTAPPHANMSRRVFVGLSSGAIAASSAIARALADGTTLGAPHPPLVSEDDPDIRVERPSLARTDGKIDAYAAMPAGRGADTPGVVVTQHIWGVDAQIRDVVRRLAKSGFVAIAPNLYARQHAPSGDGASDIKIFSPFSQALVDDQVDGDLQAAAAWIRSSASAPSSASAPKVGIMGFCMGGTITLRNAVDSPQFSAASVFYGKIRQSTSTDGAATEMSLAYADEIKMPLCGNWGARDTSIPAADVAALRSRLTVPNDLKVYDGAGHAFFDDTRPSYFATAAADAWSRTLAWFHKYAAV; this is encoded by the coding sequence ATGACGGACATACTCGATCCCACCGCGCCCCCCCACGCGAACATGAGCAGACGCGTGTTTGTCGGTCTCTCCTCGGGAGCGATCGCCGCTTCAAGCGCCATCGCACGCGCGCTTGCCGACGGCACCACGCTCGGCGCTCCGCACCCCCCACTGGTCTCCGAAGACGATCCCGACATCCGGGTCGAGCGGCCATCCCTCGCGCGCACCGACGGCAAGATCGACGCGTATGCCGCCATGCCCGCCGGCCGCGGCGCGGATACTCCCGGCGTCGTGGTCACCCAGCACATCTGGGGAGTCGATGCGCAGATCCGCGATGTCGTGCGGCGCCTCGCAAAATCCGGATTCGTCGCGATCGCGCCAAACCTTTATGCGCGCCAGCATGCGCCGAGCGGTGACGGCGCCTCCGACATCAAGATATTCAGTCCGTTCTCCCAAGCGCTTGTGGACGATCAGGTTGACGGCGACCTTCAGGCGGCCGCTGCGTGGATACGTTCCAGCGCGAGCGCGCCGAGTTCCGCGAGCGCGCCCAAAGTCGGCATCATGGGATTTTGCATGGGCGGCACCATCACGCTTCGAAACGCGGTGGACAGCCCGCAGTTCTCGGCAGCCTCCGTGTTCTACGGCAAGATCCGGCAATCCACGAGCACCGATGGGGCGGCCACCGAGATGTCCCTCGCGTACGCGGACGAGATCAAGATGCCGTTGTGCGGAAACTGGGGCGCGCGCGACACCAGCATTCCCGCAGCCGACGTCGCGGCGCTGCGATCTCGCCTGACGGTTCCCAACGATCTCAAAGTCTACGACGGGGCCGGTCATGCGTTTTTCGATGACACGCGCCCATCTTACTTCGCGACCGCGGCGGCCGACGCGTGGTCGCGCACCCTCGCCTGGTTTCACAAGTACGCGGCGGTCTAA
- a CDS encoding MerR family transcriptional regulator produces the protein MDGLGATMQAGEFAKLAGVTVRTQHHYDRLGLLSPGTRSEAGYRLYGDADLAHLQHIAALKFLGLPLQRIKALLAQSPTDLAATLKLQRRLLSDKRSQIDAALLAIERAERAIAGSDGQPDRGSLRVILEVLTMHKNMEWVKKYYSDEQLADLATRDDPALRSQAEGDWAKLIADAEASLGEDPAGERGQAIAARWSELIHVFTGGDAGIRSGLQKLYADRANWPATFEKPYSDAVGAFIAKAMAARERNAG, from the coding sequence ATGGATGGCCTTGGTGCGACGATGCAGGCGGGAGAATTCGCCAAGCTTGCAGGCGTCACGGTGCGGACGCAGCATCACTACGACCGGCTTGGGCTGCTGTCGCCGGGCACTCGCAGTGAGGCCGGTTACCGCCTGTACGGCGACGCCGACCTCGCGCATCTGCAGCACATAGCCGCATTGAAATTTCTCGGCTTGCCGTTGCAGCGCATTAAGGCACTGCTCGCGCAATCTCCAACTGATCTTGCCGCGACGCTAAAACTGCAACGCCGGCTGCTCAGCGACAAGCGTTCTCAGATCGACGCCGCACTGTTGGCTATCGAGCGGGCCGAACGTGCGATTGCCGGCAGCGATGGACAGCCCGACCGCGGATCGCTGCGCGTTATCTTGGAGGTTTTGACGATGCACAAGAATATGGAATGGGTGAAGAAATATTACAGCGACGAGCAATTGGCGGATCTCGCCACGCGCGACGATCCGGCGCTGCGTTCGCAGGCCGAAGGCGACTGGGCGAAGCTCATCGCCGACGCAGAAGCCTCGCTCGGTGAGGATCCGGCAGGCGAACGCGGACAAGCGATCGCGGCGCGCTGGTCGGAACTGATCCACGTGTTCACGGGCGGCGATGCCGGCATTCGCAGCGGTCTGCAAAAGCTGTACGCCGACCGTGCCAATTGGCCGGCCACGTTTGAAAAGCCTTATAGCGACGCGGTCGGCGCGTTCATCGCAAAGGCGATGGCTGCGCGCGAACGCAATGCCGGCTGA
- a CDS encoding SHOCT domain-containing protein, giving the protein MSPAKADDSAEEAAPSTAETQPDASLDVAESKLRELDDLHTAGVLSDEQYQAARAKLLG; this is encoded by the coding sequence TTGTCGCCCGCGAAAGCTGATGACTCGGCCGAAGAAGCCGCGCCGAGCACGGCGGAAACGCAGCCCGATGCATCGCTGGACGTTGCAGAAAGCAAATTGCGCGAGCTGGACGATCTCCACACCGCCGGGGTCTTGAGCGACGAACAGTATCAGGCGGCGCGCGCAAAGCTTTTAGGTTAG
- a CDS encoding BadF/BadG/BcrA/BcrD ATPase family protein, with translation MHNQKHMGDLKTGIAIGIDGGGTKTLGILVNAEGREVARAQAGGANPWDVGPEAARQALQHVLDALMTGSSVRAVCLGSAGIGRESDLITTEKTMRSLLPSNIAINVRNDAAAALGIVGPKRPAVVVIAGTGSIAYGEGADGTVVRAGGHGAIIGDAGSASALGLAAIRHTANAFDGSEPRGLLAEAVIKTLKLRQASDIVLRIQHPNFDVPLVASLAPLVEQAYQAGDRAAKALVDLEASTLAANGKRVAQVVRGEAALPVLLVGGVFGGFAEIRDRVKAALRQTGSVVIHESSECVHGAARIALELAG, from the coding sequence GTGCACAATCAAAAGCATATGGGCGACCTCAAGACGGGCATCGCCATCGGAATCGACGGCGGCGGCACGAAGACGCTTGGTATTCTCGTGAACGCCGAGGGAAGAGAGGTGGCGCGCGCGCAAGCCGGGGGCGCCAATCCGTGGGATGTGGGGCCGGAAGCCGCGCGCCAAGCTCTTCAGCACGTGCTCGATGCTCTTATGACAGGTAGCAGCGTGCGGGCCGTCTGTCTCGGCAGCGCGGGAATCGGTCGCGAGTCGGACCTCATCACGACTGAGAAGACCATGCGCTCTTTGCTCCCCAGCAACATCGCCATCAACGTGCGCAACGATGCCGCCGCAGCGCTTGGAATCGTGGGCCCTAAAAGGCCGGCCGTCGTTGTTATCGCGGGGACCGGGAGCATCGCTTACGGCGAAGGCGCCGATGGCACCGTCGTCCGCGCGGGCGGCCACGGTGCCATCATCGGCGACGCGGGGAGCGCCTCTGCGCTCGGACTTGCCGCAATCCGCCATACTGCCAATGCGTTCGACGGCAGCGAACCGCGCGGACTTCTGGCCGAGGCTGTGATCAAGACGCTCAAACTCCGTCAGGCGTCCGATATCGTGCTGCGAATTCAGCACCCCAATTTCGACGTGCCGCTCGTCGCCTCGCTCGCGCCGCTCGTCGAGCAAGCCTATCAAGCCGGCGACCGGGCGGCAAAGGCGCTCGTGGACCTTGAAGCAAGCACGCTCGCCGCCAATGGGAAGCGAGTCGCGCAGGTCGTGCGGGGAGAGGCCGCGCTGCCCGTACTTCTCGTCGGCGGGGTATTCGGCGGATTCGCGGAAATTCGCGATCGCGTCAAGGCTGCGCTGCGTCAAACGGGCTCTGTCGTGATCCACGAGTCCTCCGAATGCGTGCACGGCGCAGCGCGCATCGCGCTCGAACTCGCCGGCTAG